The Pantoea vagans genome contains the following window.
AAGCCCGGTATGAACCGGGCTGAGGGTCAGGCCAGAATGGTGCCAGTGGTGAACCATTCACGACGCGAATTGAGCAGGTCTTGTGCGGACATTGCCTTTTTGCCTGCCGGTTGCAGCGACAGTAGATTCAGTACACCGTCAGTGGTTGCAACCTGAATGCCGTTTTTATCGGCATGGATGATCTCGCCTGGTTGCTTATTCTGATGAGGTAAGACGCTGGCCTGCCAGACTTTGACAGGTTGCTCATCGACCAGAAAATAGCTCATCGGCCACGGGTTAAAGGCACGAATGCAGCGTTCAAGTTGAGCAGCAGAAAGAGACCAATCAAGGCGGGCCTCTTCTTTACTCAACTTCTCAGCGTATGAAACCAGTGCTTCATCTTGCACTTCTGGTTGCGCACTACCCTTGGCCAGCAGCTCCAGTGTGTCGAGCATGCCCTGTGGCCCAAGCTGCGCAAGCTTGTCATACAACGAGGCGCTGGTGTCTTCAGGGGTAATAGGGCAGGCAAGTTTATGCAGCATGTCGCCGGTATCAAGGCCAACATCCATTTGCATAATAGTCACACCGGTTTCACGGTCTCCAGCCCAGAGTGAACGTTGAATGGGCGCCGCTCCACGCCAGCGTGGTAGCAGCGAACCGTGCACGTTGATGCAACCCAGGCGCGGCATATCAAGCACCGCTTTTGGTAGAATCAAACCGTAGGCCACCACAACCATGATATCGGCTTGTAGCTCAGCCACCAGATGCTGATTTTCTTCAGGCTTTAATGATTTTGGCTGAAACACGGGAACATCATGAGCCTGCGCCAGAACTTTAACCGGGCTTGGGGTGAGTTTATTCCCCCGTCCTGCTGGACGATCGGGCTGGGTGAATACGCCAATCACCTGATGCTCAGAAGCAAGCAGCGCGTCAAGATGACGCGCTGCGAAGTCAGGTGTACCGGCAAAGATGATTTTTAGCGGTGCAGACACAGTTTAACCTTCTGTTAGTGCTCAGGCTTCGCGTGCGTTCATGCGGGCGAGCTTTTCCAGTTTCTGTTTGATGCGCTGGCGCTTCAACGGTGACAGATAATCGATGAACAGCTTGCCATCAAGATGATCGATCTCATGCTGAATACAGATCGCTAACAGGCCATCAGTTTCTAACTCGAAACTGTTGCCGTCACGATCTTGCGCCCGCACTTTGACCCATTCCGCACGCGGCACAAAAGCACGCTGTTCAGGAATTGAGAGGCAACCCTCATCAATGCCGGTTTCGCCACCTTTATCCAGCAGTTCGGGATTGATTAACACCAAGCGCTCGTCACGATTTTCAGAAACATCGATGACGATGATGCGTTGATGAATATCGACCTGAGTGGCCGCTAAGCCAATGCCTTCTTCGGCGTACATGGTTTCAAACATGTCGTCGACGATGCGCTGAACGTCTGCATTAACCGTCGCTACGGGCGCAGCGATTTTACGAAGGCGATCATCAGGGAAATGTAATACCTGCAAAACTGACATAAATATCCAGATCTGTATGCGTTAAAGAAAAGATTACTTCCTCATATTGTAGACTTTTTGATGCCTGATTGACAGCATTGCCCCGCATGATAGCGGGCTGAACGGAGTGCAGCATGGAGAGAGTTGAAGGGATGCTCAGGCTGGCAAATGTCAAAGGGCTGCGCGGCCATCGCGCCATGGATTTAGCGCAGTGTCTGCAGACCAACATGTCCCTGGATGATGAGTTCCTACGCCATCTTGGTTTAAATGACATACAGCGCCAGCAATTCAACGATCTTTGCCCGCGGCAGTTGGAACGCACGCACCAGTGGTTGCATGACCCGATGCACCATTTGATTGCCTGTGTTGATACGCGTTTTCCTGCTCGGCTAACGGAAATCAGCCAGCGTCCCGTATTACTTTATGTCGAGGGAAATACGGATGTTTTGCTGCAGCCGCAGCTGGCAATAGTCGGTAGCCGATATTGTTCACATTATGGCAAACAATGGGGGCACTGGTTTTCACAGCAGTTATCGCTGAGTGGGTTGGTGATAACCAGTGGACTCGCGCGCGGCATCGACGGTATTGCGCACCGTGCCGCACTGGAGGCTCAGGGAAAAACGGTTGCGGTGCTGGGCAGTGGATTGCAACAGGTCTATCCCAAAAGCCATCAGTCACTGGCAAAGGAAATCATAGATAACGAGGGCGCGCTGGTTTCAGAGTTCCCGCTCAATACGATACCGCATCCGCTGAACTTTCCGCGCAGGAATCGCATTATCAGTGGCTTAAGCCAAGGGGTGCTGGTGGTCGAAGCCTCGCTTAAAAGTGGTTCACTGATCACGGCACGCTATGCACTGGAACAAAATCGCAATGTTTATGCGCTGCCCGGTGCACTCGGGAATAAGGGATGTGAGGGGACGCATTGGTTAATCCAGCAGGGCGCACTATTGGTCGCACACCCCAATAACATTCTTGAAGATTTACACTCCGCGCTTGAATGGCTGCCAGCAACCACAACAGAAACAATATATTCACAAGACAGTGACGATGTTCCATTGCCATTTGCTAGCGTGTTGGCTAACGTAGGTGATGAGGTTACACCTGTTGACGTCGTCGCTGAACGTGCCGGCCAACCTGTGCCAGTTATCTCAGCCCAGTTGCTGGAGCTGGAGTTAGCAGGATGGATCGCAGCTGTACCCGGCGGCTATGTCCGATTGAGGAGGGCATGCCATGTTCGACGTACTTATGTACTTGTTTGAGACCTATATCCACAACGAAGCTGAAATGCGCGTTGACCAGGATAAATTGACCGATGATTTAACCGATGCCGGTTTTCATCGTGAAGATATCTACAATGCGTTGAATTGGCTTGAGCG
Protein-coding sequences here:
- the dprA gene encoding DNA-protecting protein DprA produces the protein MERVEGMLRLANVKGLRGHRAMDLAQCLQTNMSLDDEFLRHLGLNDIQRQQFNDLCPRQLERTHQWLHDPMHHLIACVDTRFPARLTEISQRPVLLYVEGNTDVLLQPQLAIVGSRYCSHYGKQWGHWFSQQLSLSGLVITSGLARGIDGIAHRAALEAQGKTVAVLGSGLQQVYPKSHQSLAKEIIDNEGALVSEFPLNTIPHPLNFPRRNRIISGLSQGVLVVEASLKSGSLITARYALEQNRNVYALPGALGNKGCEGTHWLIQQGALLVAHPNNILEDLHSALEWLPATTTETIYSQDSDDVPLPFASVLANVGDEVTPVDVVAERAGQPVPVISAQLLELELAGWIAAVPGGYVRLRRACHVRRTYVLV
- the fmt gene encoding methionyl-tRNA formyltransferase; this translates as MSAPLKIIFAGTPDFAARHLDALLASEHQVIGVFTQPDRPAGRGNKLTPSPVKVLAQAHDVPVFQPKSLKPEENQHLVAELQADIMVVVAYGLILPKAVLDMPRLGCINVHGSLLPRWRGAAPIQRSLWAGDRETGVTIMQMDVGLDTGDMLHKLACPITPEDTSASLYDKLAQLGPQGMLDTLELLAKGSAQPEVQDEALVSYAEKLSKEEARLDWSLSAAQLERCIRAFNPWPMSYFLVDEQPVKVWQASVLPHQNKQPGEIIHADKNGIQVATTDGVLNLLSLQPAGKKAMSAQDLLNSRREWFTTGTILA
- the def gene encoding peptide deformylase, producing the protein MSVLQVLHFPDDRLRKIAAPVATVNADVQRIVDDMFETMYAEEGIGLAATQVDIHQRIIVIDVSENRDERLVLINPELLDKGGETGIDEGCLSIPEQRAFVPRAEWVKVRAQDRDGNSFELETDGLLAICIQHEIDHLDGKLFIDYLSPLKRQRIKQKLEKLARMNAREA